One genomic segment of Mycolicibacterium chubuense NBB4 includes these proteins:
- a CDS encoding MFS transporter, which produces MSSDVAESDLVAGIPRRRIVIASMMGTTIEFYDFYIYATAAVSVFPHLFFPKGDSTTALLASLATFGLAFVARPVGSILFGHFGDRAGRKTTLVASLLLMGIATFAIGLLPTYPQVGLVAPALLAVMRFCQGLALGGEWSGAALLATETAKPGKRGWAAMWPQLGAPFGFLLANALFVALILWLGHSNLTSDPNGPFLTWGWRVPFLLSAVMVAIGLYVRLRIMETPVFTRAVARGEKVKAPLAEVFRTSWRQLIIGTFVMLATYTIFYIVTTWALSFGTAKSPPAGTGLGFGYVDFLQMQLIAVLFFAATLPVSGLLSDRFGRRRLLLVVTAGIMAYGALFAPMLGSGHTSYGTMLGFLIIGMTLMGFTFAPMSAVLPELFPTNVRYTGSGISYNVASILGAAVAPFIATWLATEYGVSWVGLYLFIAASLSFVAILIMRETKDASLDSVERAEPLL; this is translated from the coding sequence ATGAGCAGTGACGTCGCGGAAAGCGATCTGGTCGCGGGGATTCCCCGGCGGCGCATCGTGATCGCGTCGATGATGGGCACCACCATCGAGTTCTACGACTTCTACATCTACGCGACAGCGGCCGTCTCGGTGTTTCCGCATCTGTTCTTCCCCAAGGGCGACTCCACGACGGCGCTGCTGGCATCCCTGGCCACCTTCGGACTGGCCTTCGTCGCGCGTCCGGTCGGCTCGATCCTGTTCGGCCATTTCGGCGATCGCGCAGGCCGCAAGACCACCCTGGTCGCCTCCCTGCTGCTCATGGGAATCGCGACGTTCGCGATCGGCCTGCTGCCGACCTACCCTCAGGTCGGACTCGTCGCCCCTGCGCTGCTGGCGGTCATGCGCTTCTGCCAGGGGCTGGCGCTGGGAGGCGAATGGAGCGGCGCGGCCCTGCTGGCCACCGAGACCGCCAAACCCGGCAAGCGCGGCTGGGCGGCCATGTGGCCGCAACTCGGAGCGCCGTTCGGATTCCTGTTGGCCAATGCCTTGTTCGTGGCGCTGATCTTGTGGCTGGGCCACAGCAATCTGACGTCCGATCCGAACGGACCGTTCCTGACCTGGGGCTGGCGCGTGCCGTTCCTGCTGAGCGCCGTGATGGTCGCAATCGGTCTGTACGTGCGCCTGCGGATCATGGAGACCCCGGTCTTCACGCGCGCCGTCGCCCGCGGCGAGAAGGTGAAGGCGCCGCTGGCGGAGGTCTTCCGGACGAGCTGGCGGCAGTTGATCATCGGCACGTTCGTGATGCTGGCGACCTACACGATCTTCTACATCGTCACGACGTGGGCGCTGAGCTTCGGCACCGCCAAGTCGCCGCCGGCCGGAACCGGCCTCGGATTCGGCTACGTCGACTTCCTGCAGATGCAGTTGATCGCCGTGCTGTTCTTCGCGGCGACGCTGCCGGTCTCCGGGCTGCTGTCGGACCGCTTCGGCCGGCGTCGCCTGCTGCTCGTGGTCACCGCCGGCATCATGGCGTACGGCGCGCTGTTCGCACCGATGCTCGGTTCCGGCCACACCTCCTACGGCACCATGCTGGGGTTCCTGATCATCGGGATGACCTTGATGGGTTTCACCTTCGCCCCGATGAGCGCGGTGTTGCCCGAGCTGTTCCCGACCAACGTGCGCTACACGGGGTCCGGGATCTCCTACAACGTGGCGAGCATCCTCGGCGCTGCGGTCGCTCCGTTCATCGCCACGTGGCTGGCGACGGAGTACGGCGTGTCCTGGGTCGGCCTGTACCTGTTCATCGCCGCGTCCCTGAGCTTCGTCGCGATCCTGATCATGCGCGAAACCAAAGACGCGTCACTGGATTCGGTGGAGCGTGCCGAGCCGCTTCTCTAG
- a CDS encoding carbon starvation CstA family protein, protein MATTAASSKRIEETDGDITYVRTDKDLPPVAIIDRSPITARHKIVFALIALLGAVSWAIIAFFRGETVNAVWFVIAAICTYVIGFRFYARLIEMKVVRPRDDIATPAEVFENGTDYLPTDRRVLFGHHFAAIAGAGPLVGPVLAMQMGYLPGTIWIIIGAVVAGCVQDYLVLSISVRRRGRSLGQMARDELGTIGGVAAIVGVLVIMVILLAVLALVVVNALGESPWGVFSIAMTIPIALFMGLYLRFLRPGRVSEVSVIGLLLLLLAVVSGGWVAETSWGDDWFTLSKVTLSWCIIIYGLAASVLPVWLLLAPRDYLSTFMKVGTIALLAVGIVVAQPIMQAPAISSFADDGTGPVFAGSLFPFLFITIACGALSGFHALISSGTTPKMLEKQSQMRLIGYGGMLTESFVAIMALITAAILNQHLYFAMNAPTASTGTTAQSAADYVNGLGLSGAPISADEITNAARDVGEKSIVSRTGGAPTLAVGMSEVLHQLFGGHALKAFWYHFAIMFEALFILTTVDAGTRVARFMLSDGLGNLGGPLQKFRNPSWRAGAWVCSVVVVAAWGSILLMGVTDPLGGINTLFPLFGIANQLLAAIALTVVTVVIIKRGLLMWAWIPGVPLLWDLIVTMTASWQKIFSGDLKVGYWTQHFQYRHAKEAGETAFGAAKNTHQLDAVIRNTFIQGTLSIVFAVIVLIVFIAGLAMALKAIRGQGRAMTEDEPVPSRIFAPSGMFATTAEKEVQTQWDALPHEHGRPSVRSVGTGSR, encoded by the coding sequence ATGGCCACCACCGCCGCGTCATCCAAGCGCATCGAAGAAACCGACGGTGACATCACCTACGTCCGTACGGACAAGGACCTGCCGCCGGTGGCGATCATCGACCGGTCGCCGATCACGGCCAGGCACAAGATCGTCTTCGCACTCATCGCACTGCTCGGTGCGGTGTCGTGGGCGATCATCGCGTTCTTCCGCGGCGAGACCGTCAACGCCGTCTGGTTCGTCATCGCCGCCATCTGCACCTACGTCATCGGCTTCCGGTTCTACGCCCGACTGATCGAGATGAAGGTGGTCCGGCCGCGAGACGACATCGCCACGCCCGCAGAGGTATTCGAGAACGGAACGGACTACCTGCCCACGGACCGGCGGGTGCTCTTCGGTCACCATTTCGCGGCGATCGCCGGCGCCGGACCCCTTGTCGGACCGGTGCTGGCCATGCAGATGGGCTATCTGCCCGGCACCATCTGGATCATCATCGGCGCGGTCGTCGCCGGCTGTGTGCAGGACTATCTCGTGCTGTCGATCTCCGTGCGCAGGCGCGGACGCTCGCTCGGGCAGATGGCGCGCGACGAGCTCGGGACCATCGGCGGGGTCGCGGCCATCGTCGGCGTCCTCGTCATCATGGTGATCCTGCTGGCGGTTCTCGCGCTGGTCGTCGTCAACGCCCTGGGTGAAAGCCCCTGGGGCGTCTTCTCGATCGCCATGACGATTCCGATCGCCCTCTTCATGGGGCTGTATCTGCGATTCCTGCGGCCGGGCCGGGTCTCGGAGGTCTCTGTGATCGGCCTGCTGCTGCTCCTGCTGGCCGTCGTCTCGGGCGGCTGGGTGGCCGAGACATCCTGGGGCGACGACTGGTTCACGCTCTCGAAGGTCACCCTGTCGTGGTGCATCATCATCTACGGACTGGCCGCCTCCGTGCTGCCGGTGTGGCTGCTGCTCGCGCCCCGTGACTATCTGTCGACGTTCATGAAGGTCGGCACGATCGCGCTGCTCGCCGTCGGGATCGTCGTGGCCCAGCCGATCATGCAGGCGCCGGCGATCTCCTCGTTCGCCGATGACGGAACCGGCCCGGTGTTCGCCGGTTCGCTGTTCCCGTTCCTGTTCATCACGATCGCGTGCGGCGCGCTGTCGGGCTTCCATGCGCTGATCTCGTCGGGCACCACCCCGAAGATGCTGGAGAAGCAGAGCCAGATGCGGCTGATCGGCTACGGCGGCATGCTCACCGAGTCGTTCGTCGCGATCATGGCGCTGATCACCGCCGCGATTCTCAACCAGCACTTGTACTTCGCAATGAACGCCCCGACGGCCTCGACGGGCACCACCGCCCAGAGCGCCGCCGACTACGTCAACGGGCTCGGCCTGTCGGGCGCGCCGATCAGCGCTGACGAGATCACCAACGCGGCGCGCGACGTGGGCGAGAAGTCGATCGTGTCGCGCACCGGCGGCGCGCCGACGCTGGCAGTCGGCATGTCCGAGGTGCTCCACCAGTTGTTCGGCGGTCACGCCCTCAAGGCCTTCTGGTACCACTTCGCGATCATGTTCGAGGCGCTGTTCATCCTGACGACGGTCGACGCCGGCACCCGGGTCGCGCGGTTCATGCTCTCCGATGGGCTGGGCAATCTCGGCGGACCGCTCCAGAAGTTCCGCAATCCCAGCTGGCGGGCCGGCGCGTGGGTGTGCAGCGTCGTCGTGGTCGCCGCATGGGGCAGCATCCTGTTGATGGGCGTGACCGACCCGCTGGGCGGGATCAACACGCTGTTCCCGTTGTTCGGCATCGCCAATCAACTGCTCGCCGCGATCGCGTTGACGGTGGTCACCGTCGTCATCATCAAACGCGGCCTGCTCATGTGGGCGTGGATACCGGGGGTGCCGCTGCTCTGGGATCTCATCGTCACGATGACGGCGTCCTGGCAGAAGATCTTCTCCGGCGACCTGAAGGTCGGCTACTGGACTCAGCACTTCCAGTACCGCCACGCCAAGGAGGCCGGCGAGACCGCCTTCGGTGCCGCCAAGAATACCCACCAGCTGGACGCGGTGATCCGCAACACCTTCATCCAGGGCACGCTGTCGATCGTCTTCGCCGTCATCGTGCTGATCGTGTTCATCGCGGGACTCGCCATGGCGCTCAAGGCGATTCGGGGTCAAGGCCGTGCCATGACCGAAGACGAACCGGTACCGTCGCGCATCTTCGCGCCGTCGGGCATGTTCGCGACCACCGCCGAGAAGGAGGTGCAGACGCAATGGGACGCCTTGCCGCACGAACACGGCAGACCGTCCGTCAGGTCGGTTGGTACTGGAAGTCGCTGA
- a CDS encoding LLM class F420-dependent oxidoreductase has translation MGAGGGLKVDAAVVSQLAQVPSGAETLERRGYDGCWTAEINHDPFLPLALAAEHTTRIELGTSIAVAFARNPMTVAQIGWDLQDYSQGRFLLGLGSQIKPHIEKRFSMPWSKPVARMQEFVQALRAIWSCWRDGTPLDFAGQFYTHTLMTPMFVPPAQPHADPKVFVAAVGDRMTEMCGEVADGLLAHAFSTQRYMREVTIPTLSRGLERAGRTRGDVEVASPLFVVTGRDETELRAAAVGTRKQIAFYASTPAYRGVLELHGWGDLQTELHRLSRRGDWDAMGSLIDDAMLAEFAVVAPIEDVGKAIASRCEGVIDRVLVGFPPSVDETTVVDLVADLRGRAKSGGPG, from the coding sequence ATGGGTGCTGGAGGCGGCCTGAAGGTGGACGCGGCCGTCGTCAGTCAACTCGCGCAGGTCCCGTCCGGTGCGGAAACGCTGGAGCGGCGAGGTTACGACGGCTGCTGGACCGCCGAGATCAACCACGACCCGTTCCTGCCCCTGGCCCTGGCCGCCGAACACACCACTCGCATCGAGCTGGGCACCAGCATCGCCGTGGCGTTCGCCCGCAACCCGATGACGGTGGCGCAGATCGGCTGGGATCTGCAGGACTACTCGCAGGGACGGTTCCTCCTGGGTCTGGGCTCGCAGATCAAACCCCACATCGAGAAGCGCTTCAGCATGCCGTGGAGTAAGCCGGTGGCCCGCATGCAGGAGTTCGTGCAGGCGTTGCGCGCCATCTGGTCGTGCTGGCGCGACGGCACACCGCTGGACTTCGCGGGCCAGTTCTACACCCACACGCTGATGACCCCGATGTTCGTGCCCCCCGCGCAGCCGCACGCCGACCCGAAGGTCTTCGTCGCAGCAGTCGGCGACCGCATGACCGAGATGTGCGGGGAGGTCGCCGATGGGCTGCTGGCACATGCGTTCTCGACGCAGCGGTACATGCGGGAAGTGACGATCCCGACGTTGTCGCGGGGTCTGGAGCGGGCCGGACGGACGCGTGGTGACGTCGAGGTGGCCAGTCCGCTGTTCGTCGTGACCGGCCGCGACGAGACCGAACTGCGGGCGGCGGCGGTGGGCACTCGCAAGCAGATCGCCTTCTATGCGTCCACTCCCGCCTATCGCGGCGTGCTGGAGCTGCACGGCTGGGGTGACCTGCAGACCGAGCTGCACCGGCTGTCCCGCCGAGGCGACTGGGACGCGATGGGTTCCCTGATCGACGACGCAATGCTCGCCGAGTTCGCCGTCGTCGCGCCGATCGAGGATGTCGGCAAGGCCATCGCGAGCCGCTGCGAGGGCGTGATCGACCGTGTGCTGGTGGGCTTTCCGCCGTCTGTCGACGAGACCACGGTCGTCGACCTGGTGGCGGATCTGCGTGGCAGAGCGAAGAGTGGAGGACCAGGGTGA
- a CDS encoding cytochrome P450 translates to MSVRIADEAAKVFVDPTAYADEARLHAALRRLRADAPVSWVEVPDYNPFWAITKHADIMAIERDNLLFTNSPRPVLTTAEGDAQHAAMGVRTLIHMDDPQHRKVRAIGADWFRPKAMRALKVRVDELAKEFVDQMRDRGGECDFVREVAVNFPLYVIMSLLGIPESDFGRMLTYTQELFGNDDTELQRGATMEERGMALLEMFTYFNDITASRRAHPTEDLASAIANARIDGEPLSDIDTVSYYLIVATAGHDTTSATISGGLQALAENQDQLRRLQQSPELLPLAVEEMIRWVTPVKEFMRTAQQDTIVRGVPIAAGESVLLSYPSGNRDEDVFADPFVFDVGRDPNKHVAFGYGVHFCLGAALARMEINSFYSELLPRLRSIELAGAPQHTATVFVGGLKHLPIRYTLSD, encoded by the coding sequence GTGAGTGTTCGAATCGCCGACGAGGCGGCCAAGGTGTTCGTCGATCCGACGGCCTACGCCGACGAGGCGAGGCTCCATGCTGCGTTGCGCCGGCTGCGTGCGGACGCGCCGGTGTCGTGGGTGGAAGTGCCCGACTACAACCCGTTCTGGGCGATCACCAAGCACGCCGACATCATGGCGATCGAACGTGACAACCTCCTGTTCACCAACTCGCCACGGCCCGTGCTCACCACCGCCGAGGGCGACGCGCAACACGCCGCGATGGGCGTGCGCACGCTCATCCACATGGACGATCCGCAGCACCGCAAGGTCAGGGCGATCGGAGCGGACTGGTTTCGCCCGAAGGCCATGCGCGCGTTGAAGGTTCGTGTCGACGAGCTCGCCAAGGAGTTCGTCGACCAGATGCGGGACCGGGGTGGCGAGTGTGACTTCGTCCGCGAGGTCGCGGTCAACTTCCCGCTCTACGTGATCATGTCGCTGCTCGGGATCCCGGAATCCGACTTCGGCCGCATGCTCACCTACACCCAGGAGCTGTTCGGCAACGACGACACCGAACTGCAGCGCGGCGCCACCATGGAGGAGCGGGGGATGGCGCTGCTGGAGATGTTCACCTACTTCAACGACATCACCGCGTCGCGGCGGGCGCACCCCACCGAGGACCTGGCGTCGGCGATCGCGAACGCCCGCATCGACGGCGAACCGCTGTCCGACATCGACACGGTGTCCTACTACCTGATCGTCGCCACCGCCGGGCACGACACCACCAGTGCGACGATCTCCGGGGGACTGCAGGCGCTCGCCGAGAACCAGGACCAGCTGCGGCGGTTGCAGCAGAGCCCCGAGCTCTTGCCGCTGGCTGTCGAAGAGATGATCCGCTGGGTCACTCCGGTCAAGGAGTTCATGCGAACCGCCCAGCAGGACACCATCGTTCGTGGGGTGCCCATCGCGGCCGGGGAGTCGGTGCTGCTGTCCTATCCGTCGGGTAACCGCGACGAGGACGTCTTCGCCGACCCCTTCGTGTTCGACGTCGGCCGGGATCCCAACAAGCACGTCGCGTTCGGATACGGCGTGCACTTCTGTCTCGGTGCGGCGCTGGCCCGGATGGAGATCAACAGCTTCTACTCCGAGCTTCTGCCCCGCCTGAGGTCGATCGAGCTCGCCGGCGCGCCCCAGCACACGGCGACGGTGTTCGTCGGAGGGCTCAAGCACCTGCCCATCCGGTACACGCTGTCGGACTGA
- a CDS encoding ATP-dependent DNA ligase, whose product MLLVEVAQASADVAAASARLAKIARIADLLRSAAAAGDPRLVAVVVSWLSGELTQRQIGVGWASLRALPEPAAEPTLTVLGVDGALGDIGTTSGKGSQARRARLVAELFSAATAIEQTFLRRLLTGELRQGALVGVMADAVSKAAGIDPAAARRAAMLSGDLPTVAAAAVTGGVAALEAFTLQVGRPVGPMLAQTATSVADALERLDGRAVFEAKLDGARVQIHRRGDSVSVFTRSLDDVTARLPEVVDAALALPVTDLIADAEAIALRPDGRPQRFQVTASRFGRRGGTAGPDTQKLSVFFFDLLHVDGVDVLDQPAHERVARLDAIVPDRQRVDRLLTTDPAEAQTFLDTTLAAGHEGVMAKSPTAPYEAGRRGAGWLKVKPVHTLDLVVLAVEWGSGRRTGKLSNIHLGARDPQTGGFVMLGKTFKGMTDEMLAWQTERFLELADGLTSGYSVRVRPEQVVEIAFDGLQTSSRYPGGMALRFARVLRYRDDKSAAEADTIDTVRALYERSD is encoded by the coding sequence GTGCTCCTCGTAGAAGTCGCGCAGGCGTCCGCGGATGTCGCTGCCGCCTCAGCGCGGCTGGCCAAGATCGCTCGCATCGCCGATCTGCTGCGTTCGGCCGCGGCCGCAGGCGACCCGCGCCTGGTCGCGGTCGTGGTGTCGTGGTTGTCGGGTGAGCTCACCCAGCGCCAGATCGGCGTCGGCTGGGCGAGCCTGCGGGCACTGCCGGAGCCGGCCGCCGAACCGACCCTGACGGTGCTCGGCGTCGACGGCGCGCTGGGCGACATCGGGACGACATCGGGCAAGGGGTCGCAGGCCCGCCGGGCTCGGCTGGTCGCCGAGTTGTTCTCGGCGGCCACGGCCATCGAGCAGACGTTCCTGCGCCGCCTGCTCACCGGCGAGTTGCGGCAGGGCGCCCTGGTCGGCGTGATGGCCGACGCGGTCAGCAAGGCCGCCGGCATCGATCCCGCGGCCGCGCGCCGCGCCGCGATGCTCAGCGGGGACCTGCCGACGGTCGCGGCGGCGGCGGTCACCGGCGGTGTCGCCGCGCTCGAGGCATTCACCCTGCAGGTCGGCAGGCCGGTCGGGCCCATGCTGGCGCAGACGGCGACCAGCGTCGCCGATGCGCTCGAACGCCTCGACGGCAGAGCCGTTTTCGAGGCGAAGCTGGATGGCGCACGCGTCCAGATCCACCGCCGGGGCGACTCGGTGTCGGTGTTCACCCGCAGTCTCGACGACGTCACCGCGCGCCTGCCCGAGGTCGTCGATGCGGCGCTGGCCCTGCCCGTCACCGATCTGATCGCCGACGCCGAGGCCATCGCGCTGAGACCCGACGGCCGTCCGCAGAGGTTTCAGGTCACCGCCTCGCGGTTCGGGCGCCGCGGCGGTACGGCGGGCCCCGACACCCAGAAGCTCTCCGTGTTCTTCTTCGATCTGCTGCACGTCGACGGTGTCGACGTCCTCGACCAGCCCGCGCACGAGCGGGTCGCCCGGCTCGACGCGATCGTGCCCGACCGGCAACGCGTCGACCGCCTGCTGACCACCGATCCCGCCGAAGCCCAGACGTTTCTGGACACCACGCTGGCGGCGGGCCACGAAGGGGTGATGGCGAAGTCGCCGACCGCGCCCTATGAGGCCGGGCGGCGCGGCGCGGGGTGGTTGAAAGTCAAACCGGTGCACACGCTCGACCTCGTCGTCCTGGCCGTCGAGTGGGGATCGGGCCGGCGCACCGGCAAGCTCTCGAACATCCACCTGGGCGCGCGGGACCCGCAGACCGGAGGATTCGTGATGCTCGGCAAGACCTTCAAGGGCATGACCGACGAGATGCTGGCGTGGCAGACGGAGCGCTTCCTCGAGCTGGCCGACGGCCTGACATCCGGGTACTCGGTCAGGGTGCGGCCCGAGCAGGTCGTCGAGATCGCGTTCGACGGGCTGCAGACGTCGTCGCGGTATCCGGGTGGCATGGCACTGCGATTCGCCCGGGTCCTGCGCTACCGCGACGACAAGAGCGCGGCCGAGGCCGACACCATCGACACCGTGCGCGCGCTCTACGAGCGGTCCGACTGA
- a CDS encoding acyl-CoA carboxylase subunit beta — protein MAGIDDWKDSLDELARRRTHSRAMGGDERLAKHRGKGKLDARARIERLLDHGTFREFGTLVGGDIAADGIVTGSGLVNGSPVMVGAEDFTTLAGSIGPGGNAKRYRLAELALRDRVPLVMLLEGAGFRPSGEHYGRTPTDLLAQAQCSGKVPTVSGLFGPSAGHGALVAPVCDWTIMTSQGAIFTAGPPVVKESTGEEISKEDLGGPSVALASGVIHNLGEDDVAVLDDIRTYLSYFPSSAWSYPAARPADDSARRRPTPELLDIVPRGNRRIYDMRAVLDIVFDTSDWFEVQPRFGPAIICALAHLGGHPVAVVANQPRVLAGSIDADAADKAAHFITVADSFHLPIVFLADNPGMLPGSRSERQGVLRSGARMFAAQTTATTVKLHVTLRKAYGFGSMVMSLLGFDQQSATFAYPGATMGAMSAAALSRASHATEDIEARLRQAEVDASFRSAGHLGFDDLIDPEETRDALLDALERAIYCRQAAAEPVSRTVITP, from the coding sequence ATGGCCGGGATCGATGACTGGAAGGACTCACTCGACGAACTCGCCCGCCGGCGTACACACTCCCGCGCGATGGGCGGAGACGAGCGCCTGGCCAAGCACCGCGGCAAGGGCAAACTGGATGCCCGCGCCCGCATCGAGCGACTCCTCGACCACGGCACGTTCCGGGAGTTCGGCACTCTCGTCGGCGGCGACATCGCAGCCGACGGCATCGTCACCGGTTCCGGTCTGGTCAACGGGTCACCGGTGATGGTGGGCGCCGAGGACTTCACGACATTGGCGGGCAGCATCGGCCCCGGCGGCAACGCGAAGCGTTACCGGCTCGCCGAACTCGCCCTGCGGGACCGCGTCCCGCTGGTGATGCTGCTGGAAGGCGCGGGCTTCCGTCCCAGCGGTGAGCATTACGGCCGCACGCCCACCGACCTGCTGGCGCAGGCGCAGTGCTCGGGGAAGGTGCCGACGGTCAGCGGGCTGTTCGGCCCGTCCGCCGGGCACGGCGCACTGGTCGCGCCGGTGTGCGACTGGACCATCATGACGAGCCAGGGGGCGATCTTCACCGCTGGTCCGCCGGTGGTCAAAGAGTCCACGGGAGAGGAGATCTCGAAGGAGGATCTCGGCGGCCCGTCGGTGGCGCTGGCCAGCGGGGTCATTCACAACCTCGGTGAGGACGACGTCGCGGTGCTCGACGACATCCGCACGTACCTGTCGTACTTCCCGTCGAGCGCGTGGTCCTATCCGGCGGCGCGTCCGGCCGACGATTCCGCGCGGCGCCGTCCGACTCCGGAACTCCTCGACATCGTGCCGCGCGGCAACCGCCGCATCTACGACATGCGGGCCGTGCTCGACATCGTGTTCGACACCTCCGACTGGTTCGAGGTCCAGCCCAGGTTCGGGCCCGCGATCATCTGCGCGCTGGCACATCTCGGTGGCCACCCGGTCGCGGTCGTCGCCAACCAGCCGCGCGTGCTGGCCGGCTCGATCGACGCCGACGCCGCCGACAAGGCCGCGCACTTCATCACGGTCGCCGACTCGTTCCATCTGCCGATCGTGTTCCTGGCCGACAATCCGGGCATGCTGCCGGGCAGTCGGTCCGAACGCCAGGGGGTGCTGCGCAGCGGCGCGCGGATGTTCGCCGCCCAGACCACGGCGACGACGGTGAAACTGCATGTGACGCTGCGCAAGGCGTACGGTTTCGGGTCGATGGTCATGTCCCTGCTCGGATTCGACCAGCAGAGCGCCACGTTCGCCTACCCCGGCGCGACGATGGGAGCGATGAGCGCGGCCGCCCTGAGCCGCGCGTCCCACGCCACGGAGGACATCGAGGCCCGGCTCCGGCAGGCGGAGGTGGATGCGTCGTTCCGGTCGGCCGGTCACCTCGGGTTCGACGACCTCATCGATCCGGAGGAGACCAGGGACGCGCTTCTGGACGCGCTGGAGCGCGCGATCTACTGCCGCCAGGCCGCCGCCGAACCGGTCAGCCGCACGGTGATCACTCCCTGA
- a CDS encoding TIGR03857 family LLM class F420-dependent oxidoreductase: MNDRVLDELGFYLLAGAGGEGPATLMAEARRGEELGFGTGFISERWNVKEASSLTGAALAVTDRMRIATAATNHNTRHPLIIGSWATTMHRLSGGRFTLGIGRGIAAVYQAFGVSAVTTAQMEDFAQVMRRLWRGELIVDHDGPLGTFPVLFLDPDFDEDIRLALVAFGPQTLALGGRAFDDVILHTYFTPETLQRAVKTVKDAAEQAGRDPAGVRVWSCFATVGDHLPEELRLKKTVARLATYLQGYGDLLVSTNGWDPAVLQRFRADKVVQSVPGGIDHKATAEQIEHIATLIPDEWLEPSATGTAQQCVDRVRKEFGYGADAVIMHGATPAELEPIVAAYRASSA, encoded by the coding sequence GTGAACGATCGGGTGCTCGACGAGCTCGGTTTCTACCTGCTGGCCGGAGCCGGTGGTGAGGGGCCGGCCACTCTGATGGCGGAGGCCCGCCGCGGCGAGGAACTCGGCTTCGGCACCGGTTTCATCTCCGAGCGCTGGAACGTCAAGGAGGCGTCGTCGCTGACCGGCGCGGCGCTGGCCGTCACCGATCGGATGCGGATCGCCACTGCCGCAACGAATCACAACACCCGCCACCCGCTGATCATCGGATCGTGGGCCACCACCATGCACCGGCTCTCCGGCGGCCGGTTCACTCTCGGTATCGGCCGGGGCATCGCAGCGGTGTACCAGGCATTCGGCGTGTCCGCGGTGACGACCGCGCAGATGGAGGACTTCGCGCAGGTCATGCGCAGACTCTGGCGCGGCGAACTGATCGTCGACCACGACGGCCCGCTCGGTACGTTCCCGGTGCTGTTCCTCGACCCGGATTTCGACGAGGACATCCGGCTGGCGCTCGTCGCGTTCGGCCCGCAGACGCTGGCGCTGGGCGGTCGGGCCTTCGACGACGTCATCCTGCACACCTATTTCACCCCCGAGACGCTGCAGCGTGCGGTCAAGACCGTCAAGGACGCCGCCGAGCAGGCGGGTCGCGACCCCGCCGGCGTGCGGGTGTGGTCGTGCTTCGCCACCGTCGGTGACCACCTGCCCGAGGAACTGCGGCTGAAGAAGACGGTCGCGCGCCTGGCCACCTACCTGCAGGGCTACGGCGACCTGCTGGTCTCCACCAATGGCTGGGATCCGGCCGTGCTGCAACGCTTTCGGGCCGACAAGGTGGTGCAGTCGGTCCCCGGCGGCATCGACCACAAGGCGACGGCCGAGCAGATCGAGCACATCGCCACGCTGATCCCCGACGAATGGCTCGAACCGTCGGCCACCGGTACGGCGCAGCAGTGCGTGGACCGCGTCCGCAAGGAGTTCGGCTACGGCGCCGACGCGGTGATCATGCACGGCGCCACCCCCGCCGAACTCGAACCCATCGTCGCGGCCTACCGGGCATCATCCGCTTAG
- a CDS encoding YbdD/YjiX family protein — protein sequence MGRLAARTRQTVRQVGWYWKSLMGDNHYERYLEHRARAHAGEAVMSEREYWRHRHAAADADPGARCC from the coding sequence ATGGGACGCCTTGCCGCACGAACACGGCAGACCGTCCGTCAGGTCGGTTGGTACTGGAAGTCGCTGATGGGCGACAACCACTATGAGCGCTATCTGGAGCACCGGGCCCGCGCCCATGCGGGCGAGGCGGTGATGTCGGAGCGCGAGTACTGGCGTCATCGCCACGCGGCCGCGGACGCCGATCCCGGCGCCCGCTGCTGCTGA